DNA from Aliarcobacter skirrowii CCUG 10374:
TGGTGTTTCTACTGCTGCTAGATTAGCGAATAGTTTAACAGATCCTGATATTACAGTGATTGAACCAAATCCTAAATCTGTATCATATCAAGCTGGAACTACACTTTTGGCATCAGGAGTTTATGATTCACAAGATGATTTAATTTATGAAACTAAAGATTTTTTTCCAAAAGGTGTAAAACTTATTTCTGATATTGCTGTAGATTTTAATCCAGATTCAAATGAGCTTACTTTGTCTTCAGGTGAAGTTCTGAAATATGATTTTTTAGTTGTTGCTGCTGGAGTTAAACTTGATTTTGCTGCAATAAAAGGATTGGAAGATATTGGAGAAGCTTATACAAATGGTGATGCTTCAAAAATATTGAATGTTTTTAATAATAATTCAATAACTTCAGTTTACAATATTCAAACTGCTGAAAATATGTGGAAAGAGACACAAAAATTTATTCAAAGAGCAAAAAGTGGTGAGAATTTAAAAGCAGTTTATACAGCTCCAAATACAGCTGTAAAATGCGGTGGAGCACCAAAAAAAGTTATGTATCTTATGAATTCAAGACTAAATGAAGCAAAAGCAAGAGCAAATGTTTCATTAGATTATTATGATGATAGTGGAAGATTATTTGGTGTTAAAGAGTATGCTGATGCTATTGAAAAACAGTTTATAGCAAGAGATATGAATTGGCATTTAAATCATAATTTAGTTGAGGTAAATGTAGCAAATAAAATAGCAATTTTTAATAAACATTGGGAAGAAAAAGGTGCTTACGATCCTGATTTAGAAGAGCATGAAGTTATTAAAAAGAGTCAAAAGATTGAAGTTTCTTATGACTTTTTACATATAACACCACCACAAAAAGCACCTGATGAGATAGGAAAATCTGCAATTGGATCTGCTAGAGGTTGGGTTCCAGTAGATAAAGAGACTTTGCAACATGTTAAGTATAAAAATATATTCTCACTTGGTGATATTGCTGCTGTTCCTATGGGAAAAACAGGTGGAACTGTAAGAAAACAGTATAAAGTTTTAGTGGATAACTTAATATCTGCAATGGAAGGAAAAGAGTTAAGCTCTAAATTTGATGGCTATACAGTTTGTCCATTGATTACGGATATTGGAAAAGTTATGCTTGCTGAGTTTAATTGGAGTGCAAAACCAGCACCATCGTTTCCATTAGATCCAACTCAAGAGAGATGGATATGGTGGCTACTAAAAGTGTATATGTTAAAACCAATGACACAATATGGTATGTTAAGCGGTAGAGCTTAAAAATAGAATTAAAAAAAAGGATTTAAAATGAGAAAATTATTGAGTGCACTATTGTTTTTAAGTATGTTTGTATTTTTAAATGCAAATGAAGTTGGTGCTTTAAAAGAGCCTACAAGTGAAGTAAAAGAGTTAATACAAAAGTATAAACTCAAAGAAGTTGATTTTACTTATGTAAAAAAAGCTATTGGAGTTGGGAATAGAGGTTCTGTTGATGCAGTTTTAATTGATGCAAGACCAACTGCAAAATATGAAAGAGGAACAATTCCATCAAGTTTAAATATTCAAGATAGTAATTTTGAAGAGGATTATAAACAGATATCAACTTTAGATAAAAACAAAGAGCTAATTGTTTTTTGTGGAGGTTATAACTGTACAAAAAGTCCAATAGTAGCAAACTTATTAAAAAATAAGGGGCATAAAAATGTTAAAGTTTATAGTGCTGGTGAACCTGAGTGGTCTAAAAAAAGTTATTTAGAAGTTGGAACTATTGTTGCAAAAACATATTATGAAAATAATAGCGCTCTTTTAGTAGATGCAAGACCATACACAATGTTTTTAAAAGAGACAATTCCTGGAAGTATCTCAATTCCTGACACATCTTTTGATAAGTTAGTTGGAAGATTTCCTATAAATAAGAGTGAAAAAATATTAGTATTTTGCTCAGGATTTGTTTGTGAAAAATCTCATATTGTCGCATCAAAGCTTTATGATTTGGATTATAAAAATGTAGTTGTTTATGCAGGTGGAGTTCCTCAATGGAAAAAAGAGTCTCTTCCAACAACAGCAAGTGCTTCTAAAAATATTGATAATAAACCTAAAAAAGAGAAAAAAGAGTTTAGTAAAAATGGAGCAAAACTTG
Protein-coding regions in this window:
- a CDS encoding NAD(P)/FAD-dependent oxidoreductase, which encodes MRNKEFEKAFEVIDSELKKAGISRREAFKLAGLGGAAFLVGGTQASAATVASASEAKGKIVIVGGGLAGVSTAARLANSLTDPDITVIEPNPKSVSYQAGTTLLASGVYDSQDDLIYETKDFFPKGVKLISDIAVDFNPDSNELTLSSGEVLKYDFLVVAAGVKLDFAAIKGLEDIGEAYTNGDASKILNVFNNNSITSVYNIQTAENMWKETQKFIQRAKSGENLKAVYTAPNTAVKCGGAPKKVMYLMNSRLNEAKARANVSLDYYDDSGRLFGVKEYADAIEKQFIARDMNWHLNHNLVEVNVANKIAIFNKHWEEKGAYDPDLEEHEVIKKSQKIEVSYDFLHITPPQKAPDEIGKSAIGSARGWVPVDKETLQHVKYKNIFSLGDIAAVPMGKTGGTVRKQYKVLVDNLISAMEGKELSSKFDGYTVCPLITDIGKVMLAEFNWSAKPAPSFPLDPTQERWIWWLLKVYMLKPMTQYGMLSGRA
- a CDS encoding rhodanese-like domain-containing protein, whose amino-acid sequence is MRKLLSALLFLSMFVFLNANEVGALKEPTSEVKELIQKYKLKEVDFTYVKKAIGVGNRGSVDAVLIDARPTAKYERGTIPSSLNIQDSNFEEDYKQISTLDKNKELIVFCGGYNCTKSPIVANLLKNKGHKNVKVYSAGEPEWSKKSYLEVGTIVAKTYYENNSALLVDARPYTMFLKETIPGSISIPDTSFDKLVGRFPINKSEKILVFCSGFVCEKSHIVASKLYDLDYKNVVVYAGGVPQWKKESLPTTASASKNIDNKPKKEKKEFSKNGAKLGSDEGTIDGEWLKALILENKVPKNIQIVNVLPAKDFKKGNIKGSINIEAEKLSAKELLAKLPKGKTVVFHCTAGSRSLEAWMKLQKAGIDMSEILYFDANVMCSGNSCKIDVNEPLE